The sequence AGCTTCCGGTTCATATTCTTTCCCAGGTGTTGGCAAACTATACTCTACAGGCCAAATTCAACCCTCCATGGGTCTTATATAGTTCATGagttaagaatggtttttacttggtttttaaatggttaataaattaaaaaaaataatattccttgacacataaaaagtatataaaatttaggccacctgatgtgaagacctgactcatttgaaaagaccctaatgctgggaaagattgaagacgggaggaaaaggggacagcagaggatgaggttgttggatggcatcaccgactcgatggacatgagtttgagcaagctctgggagttggtgaagaacagggaagctgggcgtgctgcagtccacagggtcacaaagagtcagacacgactgagagactgaactgaactgaactgaatgtatttactgtttttcctttgtttgcttgtgcttttggtgtcatatctaagaatccaTTTTCAAATCTAAGATCATGAAGATTTACGCTTGTGCTGTCTTTTAAGAACTCTGTAGATTGAACTCTTACAGTCAAGtcattgatccattttgagttaattttagtTTATGATGTGAAGTAAGAATCTCTGTCATCTGGGATTCTGaaagggattgtgttgaatctgtagatgaaTCTGAAGCACATTGCTATCTTAACGATGTTAAGTTTCTTTGATTCATGAACCTCGGATACTTTTACATtcatttagatcttctttaatttccttcaacgTTTTACAAATTTCAGAGTATAAGGTTTGTACTTCTGTTACATTTATTCCtgtatgttttattcttttttatgcaaTTGCAAACagaaattctaaattttatttttcaggttgTTCACtgcaaatgtataaaaatacaattatatgTATTCATCATGTATtctgcaagaaaataaaagtaaataaaatccaaattctaGTACCTagaagtaaagttttattggaacatgctCACTTATTTACATATGATAGCTACTTCATGCTATAACATCAAAACTGAATGGTTGTTTGAAGTTCATACATTAGTGGTACTTTCATCTGTGGCTTAGGTATTAAAACTCATGGGGATGCACAAGAACAAAGTTGTAAATATTTGAAGCGATATATTAACTAAACtttttgtggtaatcattttgaaCTGTGTACATGTATTAAattattatgctgtacaccttaaacttataaaatgttatatgtcaattgtatctcagtCAAACTGGAGAAAACATTTCCAGGAGCTAGGGTAGGTGGACATAGGAGGGAAATGGTCACAGCTTAATTGGTCAGTTTTTTTTGTAGCTGTTTTCAAGTTATAAGAGTATATTCATGGCCCTGTTTGCTGCTAAGAGTGAATTACTCTTTCAAGTTTAAAAGAATTTGCAAATATTGcaagtttaaaagaaaagcacAGCGATGAGGTTATTGCTTGACAGCATCTTGAGTGCCATGTGTATTTCTGTACTGTAACATCCATTTTGTTACCAATGCATAGACATCAAgttagaatgagaaaaaaaagttatatcCAATGTCACATTTTAAAGAGCAGAGGCATGTAGAATATTCTGACATCAAATGAGATGGCAAATCATTGCGTTTATAATGTAATGATACTCAGGCTTTGCCAAACATAGACAATACATGTAGACATTACTACACTAAGTACTCACTGGAATATTTCCAACTTACAGAAAGCAACAGTCAGAGAAATTTGAAAACTTAATGGAATATCTTGTTATGGCAGAATgtctttatgaaaaagaaaaaaattaaagtggggCTGCAAGCAAAGCTTCCAAGTGGTTCATTTGTTACCCAAACAAGGAAAGCCTTTTACCAATGATGAGTTGATTAAAGAATGTTTGACTGGAACAACCAAAACAAATGTGTCTAGAGAAAATCAACTTGCTTAAAACAATTATCATTTTGATGAGAACTGATCCTTGAGGAATTGCAGACCTTGGGAACAGTATCAGTAGCAGTCAGTTAAAAAGTAAGGCAAGTGATTATGAGTGGTTTTCTGTGGCTTTTGATGAATTCATTGATGTTAGTGGGACTGctcatttgttgttatttattcaGAATTAATAATGAATTTTAACTGGTTGAAGAATTAACATTCTTCcccattcttttatttcattttaaaaaattatttattttttaattgaaggataattgctttacagaattttgttgttttctgtcaaacccccTGTccaaaaatgaatcagccataggtatacatataccccctcccttttgaacctccccccatctcctccccatcccacccctctaggttgatacagagcccctgtttgagtttcctgagccagacagcaaattcctgttggctatctgttttacacatggtaatgtacgtttccatgttactctttgcatacatctcaccctctcttcccctctccccatgtccataagtctattctctatgtgtgtttctccattgctgccctgtaagtaaattcttcagtatcatttttctagattctgtatatatacattagaatatgatatttatctttctttttctgacttatttcactctgtataataggctctaggttcatccacttcattagaactgactcaaatgcattcctttttatggctgagtaatattccattgtgtatatgtaacacaacttctttatccattcatctgtcaatggacatctaggttgcttccatgttctagctattgtaaatagtgctgcaatgaacaatgggatacatgtgtcttttcgaattttggtttcttcacagtatatgcctaggagtgggattgcggggtcatatggtggttttattcctagttttttaaggaatctccataccaccttccatagtggctgtatcaacttacattcccatcaacagtgcaagagtgttcctttttctccacatcctctcctgtttttattgtttgtagactttttgatgatggccattctgattggtgtgaggtgatatttcattgtagttttgatttgcatttctctaataatgagcaatgttgagcatcttttcacgtgtttcttagccatctgtatgtcttctttggagaaatgtctgtttaggttttattcccactatgtttttttccatttatttttattagttggaggctaattactttacaatattgtagtggtttttgtcatacattgacatgaatcagccatggatttacaccagccctgagaatagcattgaaacatgtatattatctagggtgaaacagatcaccagcccaggctggatgcatgaaacaagtgcttgggcctggtgcactgggaagagccagaggaatcgggtggagagggagatgggaggggggatcgggatggggaatacatgtaaatccatggctgattcatgtcaatgtatgacaaaaaccactacaatattataaagtaattagcctcccactaataaaaataaatggaaaaaaagaaaaaaatgaagtgtagaatgaaaaaaaaacacacctatCATATATACATTATTACTATAtgcatcattttacagatgaggaaagaggcATAAAGAATTTGATTCACTTTCCCATGGTCACCCACCTAGTAAATGACAGAATATGATATGAACTGAGGTAAGGCCCCTTTATGTAAAgtaatatttccttattttagcaatttatggtttttcttttataatttatattgttaTTAAATTATAAAGTTCTGAAGGCAGTAATTATGTTTTATGGTCTTTTGTATTTTCACATCAACAAACAcaaattttttaagttgaaaagcaCTAGGCAAAACATAGGggattccctgggggctcagacagtaaaatatCTGCTTGCAATCcaggagatctaggtttgatccctgggttgtgaagatcccatggacaagggaatggctatccactccagtattcttgcctagagaatccaatgggcagaggacccaggcaagctacagtccatagggttacaaagagttggacaagattgaacaaataacactttcacttttcaggcaaAGCATAACAGTTGTTAATAAGGCCTATATTGGAGTAGGTAGGATCCATTATAAGCCTTGACAAAAGAAGCATCCTGACTGAAATTATGTTTGTGAAAATTTGAAGCTACTTCAACAATGCTTACAAACTTGGAAAAGAACTCAGAGGGAAAATTGGAAATTGCAATCATTCTATTGGGGAAAATAGCCTGAAAAGAGTTGATTAAGTATTTTGGGGTTATAAaggaatactcattggaaggactgatgctgaagctgaagctccaatactttggccacctgatgcgaagagctgactcactggaaaagaccctgatgctgggaaaggttgaaggctggaggagaaggggatgacagaggatgagatggttggatggcatcaccaacgcgatggacatgagtttgagtaagctccaggagttggtgatggacagtgaagccgggcgtgctgcagtccatggggttgcaaagagttggacacgactgagtgactgaactgaactgataggaatAGTTACAGGGATTAGTGATACACTTTTCTCTGTCCATGCTAAATACCAACGAATTTAGGAGCCCATACTGCCTTAGGTGCATGCAAAATGAAGTAAATGAATGAGAAGTATTTTGTACTTAAGGGATTATAgacttttcttttctattaaatggaGTTAAATTTGTCTTAAGCACAATAAATGCCAAGAGAACTTCCTGTCTGCAAGTTTACATTTCAAACAGTTTCATACTGTTTCCAAAGTAAGTCACATTGGCGCAAATATACAGAGTAAATATGCCATGTGTTTTACTCGGGAATGTATTGCCACAGAAATGTCAAATGAGAAAGAAGTAAGTGCATAACAAGCAAGCAGAGGAATTTGATAGGCATGATGATAGGTCTAATCTATTTCTATATTGCTTTCTTTCCACTGTGCTTTTCAACAGCCCTTTCAATAGCTGATTTTTGTCTTAGTGGAGATGTGAATAGATGCAGAGAGGAATCCCAAACATGGAACTGATTGTTCCTCACTTAATGAATTTAGTTATACGTCAAAATGTCTACAGAATGCAGTTCTGACACCCAAAGCCTTGTGGAAGCTCCGACCAAGGGCATTCTTCACCTCATTATTTCTCAGGCTGTAGATGACAGGGTTCAGCATGGGAGTTACAACTGTGTAGCACAGTGATAGCACTTTTTTGCTCTCAGGAGAATTATTGGACTTAGGCCGAAAGTAGGTGAGGCTTAAAGATACATAGAAGAGGGAGACAACAAGAAGGTGGGATGAGCAGGTAGAGAAGGCTTTATGCTTCCCCTTTGCCGATGGAATCGTCAGGATGGCAGCAGCAATGCGAGTGTAGGAACATAGGATCAGCAAACAGGGTATCATGACAACCAGAATGGTTCCAATGATGGCATAGACCTCAAACAGTGCTGTGTCTGCACAGACCAGCCTCAGCACAGGCGGgctgtcacagaagaagtggttcACCTTGTTGATGCCACAGAATGGAAAGCTGAAGAGCCACGTGGTCTGCACAGTAGCCATGGGAATGCCTGGAAACCAGGAGACAGCTGCCAGTTTGGCACGTGTCCTTGGATTCATGATGACTGGGTAGTGCAAGGGACTGCAGATGGctacatagcggtcataggccatggtgGCCAGGAGGAAGCATTCAGAAAccccaaagaagaagaagaaatacatcTGAGTGGCACAGCCAAGAAAGGAGATGGTTGTGTCCTGGGCAACCAGGGTCCCCAGCATCTTGGGCACAATGACCAGGTTGAAGCCAATCTCCAAGAAGGACAAGTtcctgaggaagaagtacatgggactGTGCAGACTGGGGTCAGCCAAGGTAACCAGAATGATGAGGCTGTTTCCCAGCAGAGTGACCAGGTAGATGACCAGAAATGTCAGGAAGAGTACTGACTGTATTTCAGTAGGTAAGGAAGAGAAACTCAGGAGGATAAACTCACTCACTCTTGTCCAGTTTCCTTCAACCATTGATATAGGAATGACCCCCCAGCTGTGGTCATGGAGAGAGACTCTTGATTGGAAGAGTCAGATTCTAGATTTGTTGTTGGGATTCCTTTTAGTTTCAGGGAAAGAAGCACAATCAGGATCTCAGCTGTAAGAGAAAAGGTCTTGTGTTATCTGAGAATAAAGACACAAGGAAGAAAGACCAGAGCCTGGATTCTGAAATAGGCAATGTCTCATTTTTCCCCAGTCTTACTCTTTATGCTTCATTTCCCACTTTGTTACTATATTTGCTAAAACAATTTGGATCATATCCACACACACTTATTTCCCAATGCACACTTAATACCCTCAGAGTGTGGTTAAGTGAGAGGGGTCCTGAGGCAATTGGGTggagtcagaaggaaaaacaatagaaaatttcTATTTATACCTATTATGTCTCCCCCTTCTTCAAAGATTCATGGTGTTTTGATTCCCCACCTATTACTAGAAATaatgataactttaaaaaaacatttatttatttgtttattcatttatttggctgtgcagtgtcttatttgcagcatgagggatgtagttccctgatcaggaatctaacttggccacctgcattgggagggcagattcttagccactgggccaccaaggaagtctcagtAATtacttttttgtacatttttaaggACTGTAATCCTAAAAGAACTTGAGTgtgtatataaatagaaaaattcaacTGTTTTATCATGTTTTGTTGTGAGGTGACTCAAAGTAGTAGAAAAAGTGGCAAGGAGATGCAAAGAAAGGATGTAGCAGTTTTAAGGCAAGTTTGCCCCCTTTTCAATGTAAAAACAGTAGAGTACTTCATGTCATCTAATGCTTATTCTTTCTTGTCTAATCAGATTATGAGGTGACCACCTTAGGATATTTCTCCTCAGTCCAGCAAAGTTATAATTGACAGTTGATTATCAGGACCCAGAATATCCACtggctttcaaaattaaaatctgagAGGAGTATTTTAATATACCTAAGTAGATAGTGAGTGTGTCCCAAGAGTTCCAACTACTTCTCTTTCTAGACTGgacaaatcaaaaaaagaaaaagaaacagattctcacAAAAATTCTGCAAAAGTTATAAGGAACATTAGAGTCAACCTGCAAGAAAAACTGTTTTGTGTAAACAACCTGGTTTATATGAATAAGAGATAGAGCCTTCAATGatatgaaaaaattcaacatatatTCTACTTCTTTTGAGGCACTGGTGATATGATGATTGATTGCCTCCTTTAACTTTAGAATCTAATGAAGGAGATATTCAAATAATCAATTATACTAAATCACAATGAAGGGCATGATGCAGGAAATATATAGTACCTTGGGTGGGATGTATGAGAAACAGGAGTGCCTACTGCAGTCTATGAAGGCTTTTCTAGGCAACAGGGGTGAATATGAAGTTTGCTAAAAGACAGGCAAAACATCTAGGGTGCTGTATGAAATTATGAAGTTTAATCAAGAATACATGActaggaaaaatatcaaaataactaAGCTAACACTTGAACTGAAAGTATTCCTCAgtatacaacaaaataaatggaaatatactcATACCAGTATGTCCTTATCCctgtgctatttttcttttacatttgagGATAGGGAaatttttctttacccattcagatagaaaagaaacaaaaatgaaaaagtaaaatcacAAAAGCCACAGCAAAAAGACCTTTTCCGctacacacaaaaacacaaaactatcTTACACAATTCAAAAAGCTAAATCTAAATGGATTAAGGTTTAGATGTAAGGCCTGAAACTGTAAGAGTAGAATATTGACATCCAGGGAactgaaggaggagaaaaggggagtTTCTGTGTAAAGGGTATAAAGTTTCAGTGTTGTCAGATGAATCACTTTTAGAAGTCTAATGTGCCTATAGTTAACAGATTGTATTGTAtaactaaaatgttttaaaaagttctcatgttaagtgttctcaccacaataaaaaaaattcttaagaaaaaagacattgggaaaagaaaaaaatcatgcaaagaatataatcatacATTTAACATCAAAATGGCTATAAAACATGGGAAGATATTCAAAGTTACTAAAAAGtaagtacaaattaaaaataagattaaacaaTTGCAGTACTCAGTTATGCTAAAAGTTAAGGGAAATAAACTTGATAGgtaagaaatgacaaatagatctCCCGATACAAATCAAAGAAATTTTGAACTAACAATATCTTATCTGCAATTTTAGACTAAGTTTGGGTGAAAATTGTGTTTACCTGAATGTTTTTCTCAACCTTATTTATGATAGTGTAGTTGCAAACAAGTGagccaaaagaacaaaatagcaaGTTGGTTAAATAAATTGTTATATCTCTGCTATGAATTTCTAAGCTGAAATTTAGAATCatgttataaaagaatatttaataacatgGAGGCATATACGTGAATGGAGTATGTTACAAAATAATATGTTTAGTGTGaagatacttattttaaaatataaattacttcCATAAATGGGTGCGctgtgtatatgtgctcagtcatgtctgactctttgcaaccctttggactataaccttctaggctcctctgtccatgtgctttttcaggcaagaatactggagtgggttatcaatTTCTTCTCCCGGGGATTTttctgatcaggaattgaacccacatctgtgtctcctggattgcaggcagattctttagagccatcagggaattgcATATCCATAAATAGAAAAactcaattgcactcatttaaatgttaaaaattaatgtaGTGGTTATAtgtgttttaacttttttctttttgtttcatgtatcTATATTATTTATCTTGATATTGTAATCTTTGTATTTGAATAAACACGaatattataatgaaatattCATGCTACCCAAAACAACAcctcacattttaaaatgcaatgataaatttgaaattttatctGTAGTAACAGgtaaaacaaattattattattcaacaaataataaaACCTGTCTATTGGTCTGTGGAGGGGTCACAGAGCTTTAAGGAAAACCATtatcaataaaagcaaaaataaaagggaCCTAATAAACATTAAATCCCTTGTAGAACAAAAGAAaccaccaacaaaacaaaaagacaacacatAGAATGGAAGAAGATACCTGAAAATGTTATTAGGATCAACaaggggttaacatccaaaatacataaacagcttgtgcaattcaatatcaaaaaaaccaaacaacccaatcaaaaactgggcagaaggcctgaatagaatttttttccccaaaaatgtACGGATGGCTAATGGGCATGTGAAGAGATGTTCAACATGGCTAATAATTGGGGGgattccctgatagttcagttggtaaagaatctgcctgcaatgcaggagaccctggttcaattcctgggttgggaagatctgctggagaagggacaggctactcactccagtattcttgggctaataatcagataaatgcaaatcaaaaccatagtgtGATATCACCTCACTCCTGTCAGAAGAGCTATCATCAAggagtctacaaataataataatttgctggcaagaatgtggagaaaagggaacccttgtagcCTGtcactgggaatgtaaattcatgcagccactatggaaaacaggatggaggttACACAAGAACTAAAAAGAGAACTagtgtatgacccagcaatcccactgctgagtaTATATCCTAAGAATATAAAAAGTATGATTCAAAAGTATTTGggcgcatatatatatatgtgtgtgtatatatatgtatacacacacacacacacacatataatggactatattgctcagccataaaaagaatgaaattccactATTTGAAaccatgtgaaaaaaataaaggaaaatgtgtGCATGGACCTAGAAAACATCATGATTAGTAATatgtcagagaaggacaaatattctATGATAACACTATATAAGGAATAAATCACCTATATAAATCACTTATATTCCTTATATaggaataaaacaaactagtgaatataacaaaaaagaaataacctcACAGATATAGAAACCAAACTAGTGGTTACTCAAGGAGAGGGAGACGAGGGAGAGGCAAACTAAGGGTatgagattaagagatacaaaattactatgtataaaataggtaagaaacaaggatatattatatagCACTAAGAATTATAGCCATTAGCTTGCAATGACTttgaatggaatataatctataaaagtatagattatatatgtggaatttagaaagactttAAGGATGACCCTATATgccagacagcaaaagagacacagatgtaaagaacagacttctggactatGTGGAagaacggcattgaaacatgtatattagcatatataaaacagaacaaCCAGTGCAGGttccatgcatgaagcagggcactcaaagctggtgctctgggacaactcgGAGGGATGGgtagggagggatgtgggaggggggttctggatggTGGGAcagatgtacacccatggctgattcatgtcgatgtgtCGCAAAAAACAcccacaatagtgtaaagtaattttcctccaattaaaatgaataaataaatttttttaaaaaaataaaattttaaaaataaaaaagttactaTGTATAACATAGGTCAgaaacaaggatatattatatagTACTGAGAGTTATAGCCATTAGCTTGTAATGACTttgaatggaatataatctataaaagtactaaataaatcactatgctatacatccGAAACTAATAAAACCttttaaatcaagtatacttcaattaaaaatgatttctctCCCTTAAAAACATAGGGAATGAAAattcaattcattaaaaatatcaataagaaATGAACATGTAAAATTACTCTATTTTCCCAGTactaataataaatacaaattagaCAAATCAATAAATAACACTGGAATTCAATTTGCTCATCAAActtggaaaagtaaaaataatcatAACTCTCAGTGCTAATAAGGGTGTGGTGTAGTAGAACATACCATTGATTTTGGTGTAAAAAAGAGTATAATTTTTCTGAAGAgcaatttagaaaatttaaatgaaatctcTTAAAGTGGTCATCCATTTTGTCTCAAGAACTCAGTGTTTCTAATTTAAACCAATAATCAGAGCCTTAGACAAAGATTTCACTTATAGACATTTCAGTGTTGTATCTCTATAGTGTCAGAACTGGAAACAATCACTAATGAATAACTGACTAGGTCAACTATGACCTAAGACTTCAGAAAATATTATGTAATCACCTAAGCCTTTTTTGAAGAAATGCTATTGAATAACATCCATgacataatattaaaattaaagaacaagAATAAATGTGTACATGTAAGATTCCAACtttgtaaataagaaaaataggaaaaacaactGAAAGAATATGCCAGTTTTAGCAAAAATCACCTTTAAGTGGTGGGGAAAGGAATGAGTTActtcctaattttattttctgattattcaAGCACTCAACAGTGAGCTACGTTTTGTTCTACAACAGCATTAAAgcaataatgataaaaatgaaaatgatgactgTATGTTGTTACTATTTGCTGAATACATAATAAAATCATGCtagtaattttacttttctaataGTCTTCTCCACAACAACTGTCTGATTTTGAGGCTATTATTACTACACTGCTAATGGAGGAACTGAAGTttggagagattaagtaacttccTGGTTAAGGAATTTGGTAAATTGTTTGCACAGCAGGATAACACAGGTCCTGCAATTAgaaccataatgaaaaaaaaaaatagtaaaagcagCACGGGTTTTCAACAAGGCCTACATTTTGAACACAGAATACATTTTAGGTCTCACCTTTTGTCTTTCATCATCAGCTTTTTTGCACTTATGGATGAATTACTTCCCTTCATGATTCTATACAGaggttggtgatttttttttttcctctaaaaggacaagacataaaatattttaggctttatggCCCATATGGTCGCTGTTGCAACTACACAACATCTAAACTAATGCACACATGCAAAATACTGAATCCATATtataatgtgctgtgcttagtcactcagttgtgtctgactctttgtgaccggagggcctgtagcctgctaggctcctctgtccaggggattcaccaggcaagaacactgcagcaggctgccaggcccttctccagaggatcttcccgagccagggatcaaatccgggtctctaccactagcgccacctgggaagcccataaacaggACAGGTACACAGATATATACCAAACCTAAACAAATGAGCGTCTGAAGACtgattttatttatcaaaattggaattttatataattttcagatgccatgaacttttattcttcttttgatttttaaaaatcatttaaaaaacttaaaagccATTTTTAGCCCATGGGCCATAGAAAACAGGAGGCTAGCTGGAAGTTTGCCAGTCCTGCTCTGTATCTTTTCACACAACTTCACTTGTTGGAACACCT comes from Cervus elaphus chromosome 1, mCerEla1.1, whole genome shotgun sequence and encodes:
- the LOC122701833 gene encoding olfactory receptor 10A5-like yields the protein MVEGNWTRVSEFILLSFSSLPTEIQSVLFLTFLVIYLVTLLGNSLIILVTLADPSLHSPMYFFLRNLSFLEIGFNLVIVPKMLGTLVAQDTTISFLGCATQMYFFFFFGVSECFLLATMAYDRYVAICSPLHYPVIMNPRTRAKLAAVSWFPGIPMATVQTTWLFSFPFCGINKVNHFFCDSPPVLRLVCADTALFEVYAIIGTILVVMIPCLLILCSYTRIAAAILTIPSAKGKHKAFSTCSSHLLVVSLFYVSLSLTYFRPKSNNSPESKKVLSLCYTVVTPMLNPVIYSLRNNEVKNALGRSFHKALGVRTAFCRHFDV